The sequence TTCGATGCGTCGAACTATGCTTTACGCTTCTATCAGCCTGAATCAGATTTTCCGGGGGCATTGCCTCTGGTTATGCTTTATGGGCAGGGTGTCAGAAGCTATGCTGTCCTTGCTGCAAAAATTTTTGCTTTGACGTTGTCGGCAAAATATGAGCAGACGGTTTATCGCTATCGACCTGCTGGTGGAAATGATGATAATCGGCGCATTTCCCTGCAAATGGATTGGCAGTGGTAGATTTTTAAATAGTTGATGACAGGCTCTCTTTAAAACATCCTACGATATTGCAAATATAAAAGATGAATTATAGGTTGAATATATCCGGTATAATGTCTATATTTTCCCAGAATAAAGAAAGATTTTATCATGAGTTGGTTTGTCGAAAAGGCACGCTCGCTGCGGCTCTTAAGTTATCAATCCATTTCCAAAAGAGAAAAAAAATTTCGGGCTTTGGATTTGGGGCAGACGATCAGGACGGCTAAACGGGTCTGCTTTTGTTTGCCCGCCATACAGGAGAACCTTGATGGTGCCGGCCGGATGCTTGAACAATTCTCCCGCTCGTTTCCCAACTGCGAGGCGGTCCTTATCACCTTTTACGATGGCGGAATTCGACAATGGTTTGGATCGCAGCAGGTGATTGTGGTGAAACCTGAGGATTTGAACTGGTACGGCCATCCAAAAGCCTCTCTGCTCAAACGTGCGGGTGGCCGCCCGTTTGACTTGGCGCTCGACCTCAATATTGCCTATGATTTTACCAGCTTGGCGACGATCTGGCAGACGGATGCTCTTTTGCGGATCGGCTTTTACGATCCGATTCGGGAACCGTTCTACAGCTTTATGTTCCACCCTAATCCCGAAACGCCTGCCGAAAGGGCCTATCAACAATTTTTTAACCTGCTCGTTCAATTCAAATAAAATCTCTTGAAATTCTTTTTCAGCAGTTTCGAAGCTCGGTAAAGCAAAGTGATCATCAAGACGGATGAGCTGGTCAAAGGGTAAAATGTTATGAAATGGAAAAGGACGCATCGTTGCGGTGAATTGAACCGCACTCATGCCGGTCAACAAGTGGTTTTGATGGGATGGATCGCCGGTCGACGCGATCACGGCGGCATCATTTTTATCGATCTTCGCGATCGTTGGGGGATTGTTCAAATCAACATCGGTCCGGAATCGGCCGCCTATGAGCAGGCCAAGCGTCTGCGAAATGAATGGGTGGCGGCGTTCAAGGGAACTGTGGTGCTTCGCCCTGCCGGCATGGTCAATCCGAATCTTCCAACCGGCGAGATCGAGTTGTTGGCAAATGAGATCGACGTTCTCAACACCTCACAAACACCTCCGTTTTTGATCGCCAACGAGGTGACGGTAACCGAAGACCTGCGACTTAAATACCGTTATTTGGATCTGCGCCGGCCCGAAATGCAGCGCAATCTCATTTTGCGCCATCAAACGGCGCAGACGGTGCGACGTTATTTTAACAGCCTCGATTTTTTAGAGATCGAAACTCCCTTTTTGATGAAGAGCACACCCGAAGGCGCCCGGGACTTTTTGGTTCCCAGCCGTATTTGGCACGGCAAATTCTTTGCATTACCTCAGTCGCCGCAGACCTATAAGCAGCTGCTGATGATTTCCGGATTTGACCGCTATTATCAAATCGTCCGCTGTTTCCGCGACGAAGATTTGCGCGCCGACCGTCAGCCCGAATTCACCCAAATCGACGTCGAAATGAGCTTTGTCGATGAGCAGGACGTGATGGGCGTGATGGAAGGCCTGATGCAGACGATTTTCAAAGAGGTTTTGGGTAAAGACATTTCGACACCATTCCCGCGCCTTACTTATGATGAGGCGATGGAAAAGTACGGCATCGACCGGCCCGATCTGCGTTACGGTATGGAAATCCATACTGTCTCCGAGGTGGTGCGCGATTGTGAATTCAAGGTTTTTTCCGACGCGGTCAAATCGGGCCGAACGGTGGCCGGCATTTGTGCCCCGGGTTGCGCCGGCTATTCCCGCAAACAGCTCGACGATCTGACCGAATGGGCAAAAAAGCGCGGCGCCGGGGGATTGGCGGCAATCAAAGTCGTCGAGGGCAAGTTGGAGGGTTCCCTGGCCAAGTATTTTACCGAAGCACAAGCAGCGGCGTTATTGCAGGAATTCAAGGCTGCCGACGGCGATCTGCTGCTGTTATGCGCCGAAGAACGGGATGTGGCGCGCCGCATTTTGGCCGAGCTCCGCAACGAAATGGCGGCGCGTCTCAATTTGATCGATCCTTCCGTTTTTCATTTTTCCTGGATCGTCGATTTTCCGCTGCTTGAATGGAGCGCCGAAGAAGGCCGCTGGGTGGCGCTGCATCATCCGTTTACGTCGCCGGTGTATGAAGATGAGGACAAACTGCTGACTGATCCCGGCCGCGTACGCGCACGTGCGTACGACATGGTCATCAACGGAATCGAAGTGGGCGGCGGGAGCATTCGAATTCACAAACCCGATCTGCAAAAGCGTATGTTCGAGGCGCTCAAGATATCGGAAGAGGAATCGCAGCAGAAGTTCGGATTTTTATTGGAAGCTTTGCAGTACGGCGCACCGCCGCACGGAGGGATTGCCTTCGGATTCGATCGGCTTGTTATGCTTTTGGCCGGACGGTCATCAATTCGCGATGTAATTGCTTTTCCCAAGACGACGACCGCTTCTTCGCTGATGGACGGTGCCCCCTCCGAAGTCGATCCGAAGCAGCTTGTCGAGCTGGGTCTCCGGCTCCGTTAATGGGAAAGAAATGTGTAAAAATATGACAATATATGATAATTCTATTTTTCACTTGACAATAAGAAGGGTTTTTTGTAAAATGATTTGACAAAAGGTGCGCTGTACAGTAAAAGCACGTAACTGTCGAAAGGAGGTGTAGCGTTGATGCGTAAAAAAAGCATGGCGGCCATGATGGTGATTGTGCTGCTGGCGGCGGTTTTTGTAATGACGGGATGTACCAAGTATGCCAAGCAGGAACAATTGCAAAAATTGGAAGAGACCAAGTCGGCGGCCTTGGCGGCTGAAAAGTCATTGAACGACTGCAAAGCGGAAACGGCCAAATTGGAAGACGAATTGGCGAAGCAAAAGCAGGCGTTGGAGGACATGAAGGCCGAGAAAGAGACGGTTTCCAAACGTCTTGCAGAGATGTAAGAGAGTCATGAACCTGAAAACTGTTGGAGCATAATTTATGAAAGAGACCAGCAAAATCGTAGTATTAATCGTGACGGCTCTTGCTCTGACTTTGGGCGCTTCCCTCTCCTTCGCTCAGGCCAAAATGACGATGGCAGAGTACAACAAGCAGATGGCCGAATGGCAGGCGCGGTTGGAAGCCGCCGAAAAGGGCAAAGTCGAATGTGCCGCAAAAAATGAATCGCTGAAAAAGCAGATTGGCGAGCTGCAGGCACAAACCGATCAAGTTTGGAAAGAGATTCTGGCGCTGATCGGTGTTGATCAGGCTGCCGTGGATGCGTTTCGGGCGGAATTGAAGGCGTTGGACGCCAAATGCGATGGACTCCTGGCACTCAGCCCGGAAGAGCTGTTCAAAAAACGCGCTGACGTCAATGAAATCGAAGCTAAACTGGCCGAGCTGAAAAAGAACCGGATCGCGGTTTTGAGCGAGATGCAAAAGCTTATCGCCCAGATCGAGGGCAAGCTGGCCCAGATCAAGAGCAAGATGCCCAAGGCGATCTATGACACCTACACTGTAGTCGTCGGCGATTATCTGTGGAAGATATCCGGCAAGAAGGACATTTACAACGATCCGATGCAGTGGATGCGGATTTATTCCTATAATCGCGACCAAATCAAAAATCCGGACCTCATTTATCCGAATTGGGTGCTAAAGATTCAGCGCGAATGCGGGCCGGATGAGTACCTGGTGGCCAAGGGCGACTATCTCCAGAAAATCGCCGCCAATCCGCAGGTGCTCGGCGATCCGACCTCCTGGACCAAGATTTACGAGAAAAACAAAGACATCATCGGCGATGATCCGAATCTGATCTTCCCCCATACGGTGCTGATCATTCCGAAGAACTAGTTACGTGTTTGTACAGTGATCGAAACTCTCAGTTTGATAAGCAATTATCAGGCTGAGAGTTTTTTTATTAAAGGATTTTCGGAGAAGTAAGCGATTGAATCAAACGAACGAGGTTATTGAAAAAAAAATCTACTTAAAGGGGATCGACCCCATTCTTTTCTACGGCGCTCAAGATGCCAACTTGCTTTTCCTCGAGCAGTTCCTCAATGCGCGCATTGTTGCGCGCGGAAATGAAATCCTCCTTCGCGGCAGCGAGGAAGACGTGGCGCAGGCGGAGCGGATCGTCAATGAGCTGATCTTTATCGTCAATCGTAAAGGAGCCGTCAATAGCGACGACATCGAGACGGTCGCCCGCCTTTCCGACTGGAAAAATCGGCCTTCCCAGGAGCCGGAAAGGACGATCTATTTTACCAAAAACGGCGCAGTCAAGCCGAAATCACCCGGACAAGAAAAATATTGGCAGGCCGTCCAAAAGAACGACATCGTTTTTGCCATCGGACCGGCCGGAACCGGAAAGACCTTTTTGGCCGTGGCAATGGCTTTGGCGTTTTTGCGGGACAAAGCGGTCGATCGCATCATCCTATGCCGACCGGCGGTGGAGGCGGGCGAAAGTCTGGGGTTCCTGCCCGGTGATCTGCGCGAAAAGGTCGATCCCTATCTTCGTCCTTTGTATGATGCCTTGTTCGACATGGTTTCCGCCGACAAGCTGCGCAAGATGATGCAGGATCAGATTATCGAAATTGTGCCGCTCGCCTATATGCGCGGTCGTACCCTCAACAGCTGCTTTGTCATCCTCGACGAGGCCCAGAACAGCACTTCGGCGCAGATGAAGATGTTTCTCACCCGCTTGGGCCCGAATTCACACGCCATCATCACCGGCGATATTACGCAAATCGATCTGCCGAGCAAAACGGTCTCCGGCCTGGTGGAGATCCAGGAAATTCTGCAGGGAATCGACGGAATCGAATTTGTCTATCTGACTGAGCGGGATGTTGTCCGCCACCGTCTGGTGAGGGAGATCATCAAGGCCTACGAACAGTTCAACGGCAGGAACGCCAAAGCCGATGCGGCGGAAGGCGTCTCAGGGAACAGCGGATGAATATCCTCAATCGGATCAAAACTCTCAATGAAGAACGGCGTCTCTTTTCCGAGCCGTCGCGTTTGACTTTACGAGAGCATCGCCGAAAAATCGTCGGCATCGTGCTGCTTGCCGCCGTCATTACCGCTTTCTTTCCGCGTGGAAAATCCTTCGAATTTGCCGACCTTAAAGAAGGTCAAGTGTATATCGGCGAAGAAATCATTGCGCCTTTTACCTTTCCGGTCTTAAAAAGTCAGGAAGAATACCAAAACGACGTCGAAGCGGCGCGGCGATCGGTGGTGCCCGTTTTCGTGCGACGGGACGATATTACCAAGGAGCAGCTCCAGCGCCTGAATCATTTCTTTCAAAGTGCCGAAGCGGAGATAAAGAGCAAAGCCGCAACCGTCGATCAGCTTCGGGTTGTCTTTAATGCTTTTCAGATTGCTTGCTCGGATCAGGACCTGCAGTTTTTGCTGGGAATGACACCGCCGTCTGCTTCGCGCGTTTCGGATCTACAAAGGACGGCCGCTCTGCGCCGCATTGCTGATGCCGTGACGCCGCTGGTGCAGGAAAAGCTGACCGTCGGAATTTTGGATGCGGGCAAATCCGATCTGGCCGGACGCGATGAAGTCTCTGTTCGACTCGGCGATCGGGAGACGCTCGAATCGGTCAAGTATGTCCAGGACCTTGCTGAAGCCGGTGCAAATTTGTTGAAGGCGCTGCGGAGTTCGGGTCTTACAGAAGAAGAGGTCAAGATCGCCTATCATGTCGGCTCTGCGTTCCTAAAGCCGAATCTTCTTTTCGACAAAACTGAAACCGAAAGCCGAATTGCCGACCGCATCGGCAGCGTGCCGTTGGCCAAAGATCAGGTGCTTGAGGGCGAGCGAATCATCGACAGTCATCAGCGGCTGACACGGCAGCACCTGGAAAAACTGCACTCTCTCGCCGTCGCCAAGGCGGAACGGAGCGAAATGGCCGGCTTTTTCTCCAATGCGGCACCGGTTTTCGGCAAATTTCTGCTGGTTCTGGCGCTTTTGACGGTCCTCGCCGTCTATCTTTTTCGCGAAGAGGAGGCTATCTTTAACAGTGAGAAAAAGCTGAGTCTCATTGCACTCAATTTGCTCCTCCTGGTAATCATTGCCTACCTGGTCAACCGTTTCGCCGTCGATCCGCTTGTCATTCCGACCGCAGCTTTTTCGATGGCCGTGACGGTCTTTTTCGGCGCCCGCGTAGGGATAATGACGACCCTTGTCGCCGCTCTGCTGCTGGGCGCCATGCGCGGAAACGAATATGCTCTGGTCTTTCTTTCCTTAACAACCGGTATGGCGGCCGTGCAGACGGTACGTAAAGTACGAAGGAGAGATTGGATCATCCGCTCGGGTCTCTTGACTTCAGGAGCTTATCTCGCAACCATCATCATTCTGAGTCTTGTCGCTTATGCACCCTTGGGCAAGTTTTTCCGCAGCGCCTCCATCGGCGTCTTGAACGGTTTTCTCGCTCCCGGCCTCGCTTATTTGATGATTATTGTCTTTGAGTCGATGTTTGACCTCACGACGGATATGACGCTTTTAGAATTGTCGGATTTCAATCATCCGCTTTTGCGGAGACTGCTGCTCAACGCCCCGGGGACCTATCATCATAGTTACCTGGTGGCGTTGTTGTCGGAAGCAGCCGTAGAGGCTTTGGGCGGAAACGCCCTGTTGGCTCGCGTCGGAGCGCTTTATCACGATGTCGGCAAGTTGGAAAAACCCGAATATTTTATCGAAAACCAGACCAGCGGCAGAAATCCCCAGGAGAAACTGGCTCCGACGATGAGCGCCCTTATTCTTACCAACCACGTTCGTAAAGGACTGGAAATTGCCGGAGAATACGGACTGCCCAAGGAGCTGGAGGCCTTTATTCAGCAGCATCACGGCACGTCGTTGATGAGTTATTTCTATCAAAAGGCTCTGGATATGGGGACGGAGGCTGTTTCGGAAAATGAATTCCGCTACCCCGGGCCGCGACCGAAGACGCTGGAAACGGCGGTCGTCATGCTGGCGGATTCAGTCGAGGCGGCCTCGCGAACGCTCAAAGACCCGCCGCCGAATCGCGTACGGAACCTTATCGAACAGATCATCGACGAGCGCTTCAAGAGCGGTGAACTCGACGATTCGCCGTTGACGCTGCGGGATTTGTCAAAGATCGTCAATGCCTTTCATAAAGTACTCATCGGGCGTTTCCACGGTCGGGTGGATTATCCCAACCCCGTCAATAAGGAAAATGGAAAAGAGCAGACACAGAATTAAGCTTGCCGCGGCGGGAAGGAGGGTCAGGCTTCACCGCCCAAAGCTCCTTGATATGATACGCCGCATCCTCGATGAGGAATGTCCTAAGGAAGCCTGGCGCATTACGGTGATTTTTGTCGATAAGGAACGAATTATTGAACTAAATCAACAATTCTTTCAAAAAGAAGAGCCGACGGACGTCATTGCCTTTGATTTAAGCGACGACGATCGTCATAGAGAGGGAGAAATCTATATCTGTGTCGATATAGCGGCCGAGAACGCCGCTTTTTACGGCGTCACGCTCGAAAACGAACTTTTCAGACTGGCGGCGCATGGCGCTCTGCACTTGGCCGGTTATGACGACGGGGATGAAGGTTCCAGAAAACAGATGACTGCCCTGGAGAATAAAGCTCTTGAATATGTTTTTCGTTCTTTATAATTTTTTATGACAATTTCGAGGGAGTTTATTGGATTCCATTGTTGATACAAACCGCTTGGCGGCATTCTTTGCTCTGCTTTTGTTTTCCGGATTGCTTTCCGCTTCAGAATCTGCTTTTTTTTCAATCAACAAGCTCATACTCAAAAAATTGGAAGGCGAGTCATCCCGACGGGCTGCTTTGGCGGTCCGGTTGTTGCGCCATCCCCGACGACTGTTAATCGCCATCCTCATCGGCAACACGTTAGTCAATGTAACGGCGGCTTCGCTTGCCGCAGAAATTATGATGCAGGCGGCTGCCGCGCTTGGGCAACCGCAAAAGTATGCGCTGCTTGCCAATGTCTTGATCGTCACTTTTTTTATTTTGGTGTTCGGTGAGATCTCGCCAAAGGTCACGGCGGTGCGCAATCCGGCCACAGCGGCGAAATGGCTTTCTCCATTTGCGGCGATCGTGTTCTATCTTTTTTTCCCGCTCAGTTTTTTGGTCGACAAGTTGATCAATCAGATTACCTCGCTGTTCCATTTCAAGGAAAAGGAAAAAGATAAATACCTCGATGTGGACGAGTTCCAAGCCTTGTTGGAGATGGGAGAGGAACAGGGGGCTATTGAAGAAGAAGAACGCGAGATGCTGCATTCGGTCTTTCAGTTCGGAGAAACGACCGTACGCGAGATTATGGTGCCCCGAACAGATGTGGTGTGCATACCCGACGACATCGCTTTTGACGAGCTTATTGAGCTGATCAAAGAACACGGACATACCCGAATTCCGGTCTATTCCGAAACCATCGATCACATCCAAGGTATTCTCAATGTGAAGGATCTGCTGCCGCTGGTTTCAGAGCGGCCAAAGACCTTCAACGTGCTCAATTTCGTTCGTGAACCCATCTATGTGCCGGAAAGCAAAAAGATCGATGATCTGTTGCGGTTGTTTCAAAAAAAGAGTCAACATATGGCCATCGTCGTCGATGAATACGGCGGCACTTCGGGTGTGGTTACACTGGAAGACATTATTGAAGAATTGGTCGGCGAAATTCACGATGAATACGACGACGAAGAACCGCCTCTCCGAGAAATTGGTGCCGGTATTTATTTGGCCGATGCTAAAATCCAGATTGATGCGTTAAATGAAAAGCTTCCCATCAATCTGCCTGAGGATGAAGAATTCGAGACGTTGGGCGGCTTTATTCTGGCAAAAACCGGCTCCCTTCCTCCGCCGGGAGAGACAATCCGGCATGAGGATTATTTACTCATCGTTGAAAAAGTCGAAAAGAACCGCATCGTGAGCGTGCGCATTACGCACAGCCCGCGCACAGAGGAAACCAAAGAGACGGATTAGTCGTTTGATTTGACGCCTCGCTTTGTTATATTTCCGCGCTAAAACAAACTGCAAAGGAGAACGGGTATGTTGAAACTACGATTTGATTGGCGTGATATTTTCCGCGCGCCCCGTTTGGCTTTGAGCCTGCAGCGCATATGGATCGAACTTGTCGGGTTGACGATCGGATATGCCGTTTACCTTGTTGCGACGTTTGCGGCGATTATGGCCGCCGGTCTTCCGTTGAAAAGTGCATGGCTGCAGAACGGACTTTTGCCGTGTTTGTTTACCTTGGGTGAAAAGGCACCCTGGTACTCGTGGGTCATTTATGCCTTTGGCTGCCTCTTTCTCCTTTTCTCCCTCATGCTTGCCGCCGCAGCCGCCGCCCGCGCCATTTATATGACTTCAAAAGGGAACGCCTTTTATACATGGAAAGAAGCGTATGCCTTTACTTTCCGTAAAGCCGGTTCAATTTTGATGACGCCGATCTCTCTTGCCGTCATTATCGGGTTGATGGTGTTGGGAGCTTGGGTAATCGGTCTTTTAGGCAAAATTCCTTATGTCGGCGAGCTGGGTGTCAGCCTGTTTACCTTGATTTGGCTTTTCAGCGCTTTACTCCTGTTCTTCTTTTTCATCGTCACGATCGTTGCCGCAATTTTGTCGCCGGTCATCATCACCACAACCGATGAAGATGCTTTTGAGGCTGTTTTTCAATCGTTCTCGATAACTTGGAGTCGCCCTTGGCGATTTCTTTTTTACGAAGCTCTGACGGTCGTTTTGAGCCTGGCGGCGGCAGCCGGTCTCGCCTTTTTTATCAAGGAAGCCGTGGTGATCATGAATCGACTTTTCTCCTGGTTCATGGGCGGCGATTATATTAATTTGGCCAACAACGGTCAGGCGATGCTGCAAAGCTGGTTCTTGGCGGCGCAGCCGTTGCTTGAAAAAATCTACGGGCGTGTTACAGAATACATCTATTTTAATCGCGAATTTGTCTTGATTCCCGCCAATACGCTGCCAAAGACAGTTGTTATTTCTTCTTATCTCTACGCCTTTTCGTTACTCTTTGCGGTGGGATCGGTGGTCAGCTACGCCCTGGCAACGTTTACCGCAGGCAACACTCTTCTCTTTTTGTTGATCAAAAAGGACAAGGATGAAGAGAACCTGTTGGAGCGCAAGGACAAAGAAGAAGAGAGCGAAGAGACTGAAGAAGAGGAAAAGAAGGAAGAGGTAAAAACGGAAGACGAAAAGAAAGAAGAAACCTCTGCTCAATAGACGATTTGGGTCGGCGGTGAAAGTCGCCGACCTTTTTTATTTTATAATAGGTTAAGCATATAATTAACCGTAATCTTTTTCAACAGCTTATCCGCAGTACAAAATAATCCGGCCGATTTACGCTTTCCTGGAAACAATCTCCGTTAAACTGCAAAACAATTGCTTTTCGGCTTCTATCATGTAACTTTTTCTGCGCAAAATCAATAGTTGGAGGTATAATAAGGCATGAAATTTGGAATAGTAAAGCGTTGGGATCCGCTGAAAGGTTTCGGCTTTATCACGACGGACGAGGGTGACGACGTGTTTCTCCATGTGAGCAACTTGGCGCCGTCGCTTGATCCCCGTCGGATCGAAGAAGGGATGCGGGTCAAGTTTGATATCCGGAGCGATATCAAGGGTGATCAGGCGGTCAATGTTCGTAAAGCCTGAAACGACAAACCTTTTCAGCGGCATAGAAAACGAGGTTGGGTATTAAACGACGGGTTGCCGTATGACGGATGTATTTGTAAAAATAAAAGATCGGCAGATGGGACCCTTTAATGCCGAGGAACTGCGCGTGCTTGTCAACCGCGGCGAGTTTACGCTGTCCGATCTGGTATATGACGAAGAACTCGAGCAATGGGTGGAAGCAGGAAGGCATGAAGAGCTGCGCCGTCTTTTCGAAGAGCAGAACAAACAGAATCGTAAAAAAATTGTTTATGCCGTCGGAGGCGGCAAGGGCGGCGTCGGCAAGACGGTCCTGACGGCGTCATTGGGCATAGCGCTCGCGTCGCACGACCGTGAGGTCGTCATTGTGGACGCGGATTTCGGCGGTGCCAACCTGCATACCTGCATGGGGATCCTGGAACCGGCCGCCACTTTTTATCATTTTTACACATTACAGCGCGAATCGCTTGAGGACATCTGCCTCGAAACGCCTGTCAAGAACCTGCGCTTGATCAGCGGTGCCTGCGGCACGCTGGGACTTGCCAACCCCCGCTATCAGCAAAAGCTCAAGTTCATTCACCAACTGCACAAGCTGAACGCAGACTATGTGCTGCTGGATTTGGGTGCGGGTTCATCCTATAACGTCATTGACTTTTTCCTTGCTGCGGATCAAGGTATTTTGGTGACCACGCCGGAGCCGCACGCGGTCCAGGAAACGTTCAATTTTCTCAAGATGGCGGTGCTGCGGCAATTGTTGCGGCTCATCCGCAAGCACGGATCGGCATCCGCGGTGCTCGAGCAGCACGTTTTCGCAGAACCCGGCAAAATGCACTCAGACATGAACGACATTCTCCGCGATGTACGGCAGGTCGATGAAGAGGCCGCTCACATCATGGAAAACTTTTTACATAACTACCATCCGCATTTAATTCTTAATATGGTGCACAGCAGTCGGGAAATTCAGGAGGGTGACGCACTGCGCACAGCCGCGCATGACCTGCTGAATATCGAGGTTAATTATCTCGGTTATGTGGAATATGACGAAACTGTGCGCAAATCGGTTAAGGATTTGCGGCCTTTTGTGCTGGATTATCCCAAATCAAAGGCGTCAAAGAGCCTCGCCAAATTGGTTGCGGTCGGGTTGCTTCAGAACAGCGGCTTGAGCGGATTCAAGGAGCGGAGAAGAATTATTAAGCAGTTTACGGAACAGGCTGCCGACTATCCTGAGGCTTCGATGAGCGATAATGAAACAATCTGCTCAGTCAACTGCTTCTATTGGGGAGACTGCGATTATCAGGAAGGCGGCTATCCCTGCCCAATTCGTCATCTTAATCCGATCTTTCGCCAGCAACTGTAACTGCAAGCCCGACGATGATTTCGTCGGGCTTTTTTATTCGCGAATGAAATAGCGGCTGACGTATTCACCCCCAGCAAGTTCCTGTTCTCCGGCAAAGGGTAGAACATCCGCCCCAACGGCGTTTGCAGCAACGCGATAGCGTCCGTTCTCCAGCTTGACCGTTATTTTCCCCTTGGGCTCGATCGTGAAACGGCGGGAATTTTTGCCGCTGTAACGAACAACGAGTTGATAGGGAGTCTGGTTATCGATTTCCAGAGTCGTGATCTCTTCTTGCACGTTACTGATTTGCCGGGAATCGGGCAGTTCATCGTGCGCTCCGGAAATCATGCCGCCGACCTCGAGCGCAATCAACATCGAATCCGCCTTTGCGGCGTAGGCTGACTGCGGATATTTTTTCAAGAACTCTTGAAAAGCTTGCGGCGTATTCCGACTCAAAGTCTCTTTCCAGGCTTCGCTCTCTGCAAAGGCCGGATTGATCGCATCCAGCCCTTTCAATTTGGCAAACTTGGGGTACCTGACGGCAAAACTCTGCAGCGCTTCCCGTGTACCGGCGGCAAGCGCCTTTTTCCACTCCTGCTCCGTCTCCAGACTGTCCAACCGCTGCCGAGCTTTCTTTGCCTGAGGGCTGGCCGGATATTGATTAATAAAGCGGCGCAATACCACCATCGAAGTGTCCCTTTTGACCAGCTCCCAGGCGTTGCGGGCCTCGCCGTAAGAAATATATTCCATCCTCTTTTTAAAAATCAGCACCCCCGCAATAACAGTCAGCAATAATCCCAACACAACCAAACTTTTTTTCATAATCCCTCTCCCTTCCGGACGGCCGTATGAGGCCGCCGACAGAATCATCCTGGCAAATTATCGCAAAATTCTACATCAAGTGCAACAAAATTTACAATGAATTTATTTTCCTCATTCTTTTGCCAAGTATCGGAAAGCCTTTGATTTTTCCTCGTTACATTCTATTTTACGAACATGAGTTCCGGAAAAGGCTTTTGGGTGCAGAATCGAGCAGTCCTGCTCCTCCTCGTCAAGGTGTCCCTGGCGATTTCGATCATCGCCTTGTTGATTCGGCGTCTAAAAATCGAGAGATTGATCGAGACGTTTCTGGCAGCCGATCGCTTTTACCTGATCGCCGGCGCTGCCCTCCTATTACTAAATCTTTATATCCAGTTCCGTAAATGGCAGTTGGTTGTACGGCGCATCAATCCTTCAACCCCCAATGCCGCCATTTTTTTCTCTCTTCTCGTCGGTCTGGCTTTGGGCTTTGTAACCCCCGGGCGTATGGGGGAGATCGGTCGAGCGGCTTTCGTTCCGCACACGGACTGGGCCAAGCTGACCGGCTTGCTGTTGATCGACAAACTGATTGCTCTGGCAGTACTTTACTTTTTCGGGATGATCGGCTTGGCGCACGTCCTTTCATATACCTTTACTTCCGTTGTGTGGCTCCCCATTCTGCTTTCCTCTTTGATCTTGACTCTACTGATTTCCGCTGTTTTCTTTCATCCCAAAGCCCTTAAAAGTCTGGTGTCCGGCGGACGCCTGCGGGTTTTCAAGCGGCTTGCCTCCGGTGCGGGCGCAATTACCCCTCCACTTGCCGGCAAATTGCTGCTTTATTCCATTCT comes from candidate division KSB1 bacterium and encodes:
- the ybeY gene encoding rRNA maturation RNase YbeY, giving the protein MEKSRHRIKLAAAGRRVRLHRPKLLDMIRRILDEECPKEAWRITVIFVDKERIIELNQQFFQKEEPTDVIAFDLSDDDRHREGEIYICVDIAAENAAFYGVTLENELFRLAAHGALHLAGYDDGDEGSRKQMTALENKALEYVFRSL
- a CDS encoding hemolysin family protein, producing the protein MDSIVDTNRLAAFFALLLFSGLLSASESAFFSINKLILKKLEGESSRRAALAVRLLRHPRRLLIAILIGNTLVNVTAASLAAEIMMQAAAALGQPQKYALLANVLIVTFFILVFGEISPKVTAVRNPATAAKWLSPFAAIVFYLFFPLSFLVDKLINQITSLFHFKEKEKDKYLDVDEFQALLEMGEEQGAIEEEEREMLHSVFQFGETTVREIMVPRTDVVCIPDDIAFDELIELIKEHGHTRIPVYSETIDHIQGILNVKDLLPLVSERPKTFNVLNFVREPIYVPESKKIDDLLRLFQKKSQHMAIVVDEYGGTSGVVTLEDIIEELVGEIHDEYDDEEPPLREIGAGIYLADAKIQIDALNEKLPINLPEDEEFETLGGFILAKTGSLPPPGETIRHEDYLLIVEKVEKNRIVSVRITHSPRTEETKETD
- a CDS encoding DUF2070 family protein; translation: MLKLRFDWRDIFRAPRLALSLQRIWIELVGLTIGYAVYLVATFAAIMAAGLPLKSAWLQNGLLPCLFTLGEKAPWYSWVIYAFGCLFLLFSLMLAAAAAARAIYMTSKGNAFYTWKEAYAFTFRKAGSILMTPISLAVIIGLMVLGAWVIGLLGKIPYVGELGVSLFTLIWLFSALLLFFFFIVTIVAAILSPVIITTTDEDAFEAVFQSFSITWSRPWRFLFYEALTVVLSLAAAAGLAFFIKEAVVIMNRLFSWFMGGDYINLANNGQAMLQSWFLAAQPLLEKIYGRVTEYIYFNREFVLIPANTLPKTVVISSYLYAFSLLFAVGSVVSYALATFTAGNTLLFLLIKKDKDEENLLERKDKEEESEETEEEEKKEEVKTEDEKKEETSAQ
- a CDS encoding cold shock domain-containing protein, with the protein product MKFGIVKRWDPLKGFGFITTDEGDDVFLHVSNLAPSLDPRRIEEGMRVKFDIRSDIKGDQAVNVRKA
- a CDS encoding P-loop NTPase, with protein sequence MTDVFVKIKDRQMGPFNAEELRVLVNRGEFTLSDLVYDEELEQWVEAGRHEELRRLFEEQNKQNRKKIVYAVGGGKGGVGKTVLTASLGIALASHDREVVIVDADFGGANLHTCMGILEPAATFYHFYTLQRESLEDICLETPVKNLRLISGACGTLGLANPRYQQKLKFIHQLHKLNADYVLLDLGAGSSYNVIDFFLAADQGILVTTPEPHAVQETFNFLKMAVLRQLLRLIRKHGSASAVLEQHVFAEPGKMHSDMNDILRDVRQVDEEAAHIMENFLHNYHPHLILNMVHSSREIQEGDALRTAAHDLLNIEVNYLGYVEYDETVRKSVKDLRPFVLDYPKSKASKSLAKLVAVGLLQNSGLSGFKERRRIIKQFTEQAADYPEASMSDNETICSVNCFYWGDCDYQEGGYPCPIRHLNPIFRQQL
- a CDS encoding flippase-like domain-containing protein, encoding MSSGKGFWVQNRAVLLLLVKVSLAISIIALLIRRLKIERLIETFLAADRFYLIAGAALLLLNLYIQFRKWQLVVRRINPSTPNAAIFFSLLVGLALGFVTPGRMGEIGRAAFVPHTDWAKLTGLLLIDKLIALAVLYFFGMIGLAHVLSYTFTSVVWLPILLSSLILTLLISAVFFHPKALKSLVSGGRLRVFKRLASGAGAITPPLAGKLLLYSILFLLTFCTQFVLFYLAFERQSLLSAYAVAVAVMFVKALLPISLGDLGVRESASVYLFTLVGGTSAAAFDASLLLFVVNVLFPALIGLILFLGKRFNNKVDRGN